In Nitrospirota bacterium, the DNA window GCGGTGCTGCCCCAGCCTCAGGCACATGGACATTAACTTGTGGAGCCACGGCAAACGACCCAATTAGCATTAGCGGTCCATAAGAAGATTTAGATAAAGAGAAAGGGTAAAAAAGGGGACGGTTCTATTTTAGAATCGCTCCCCTTTTTTTATTTGCCCCTAAATACGGCTGGGCTTGTTTTCGTCGTTCCAATCACTCTAAACAAATCAACCTATCCAATTATTCAATTCCAGCCCTTCTATGTTTTCAAAATGCTTTAGATTATTTGTCACAAGGATGGCGCTATGTGTTATGGCAGTTGCAGCAATCAACGCATCAACCTCTCCTGTAGGTTTTCCCATTACTCTAAGTTTGCTCTTAATGTCTCCAAACTTTGTAGCACAGGAAAGGTCAAAAGGGATTATACGGATTACCTCTGTAAACCTGGATAGTTTTTCCAGGTTTCGCTGGGGGTTCTGGGATGCCTTGGCTCCATAGTTGAGTTCAGCAATTACGATAGTACTGACAGCAATTTCTTCGATATGTGAAAGGATTTTGTTTTTGACCGTCTGGTTA includes these proteins:
- a CDS encoding PIN domain-containing protein — its product is MFLLDTNIIIAYFKGNQTVKNKILSHIEEIAVSTIVIAELNYGAKASQNPQRNLEKLSRFTEVIRIIPFDLSCATKFGDIKSKLRVMGKPTGEVDALIAATAITHSAILVTNNLKHFENIEGLELNNWIG